A region of the Actinomycetota bacterium genome:
ATTTCCACTTTCCTGGGAATAGCCACCACGGCTAACCTGGTTGATGAAAAAGGGGAGCCCGTAGACGCTCCCAAGGCCCTTCTGGTAGACGCAGTTTCCACTACCATGTCCGGCCTTTTTGGCACATCTCCCGGAACCACTTATGTGGAAAGTGCTGCTGGTGTGGAAGAAGGCGGAAGAACTGGCCTCACTGCCATAGTAGCTGGCTTACTGTTCCTGCCTTTTATGTTCTTCTCCCCTATCTTAAGCTTCATTCCTTCCGTAGCCACAGCACCTATCTTAGTGATTGTAGGCTTGTTCATGATGACCGGAATCATGAAGCTGGATTGGTCCAACTATGAAGAAAGTTTCCCCGCATTCCTGGCTTTCATCCTGATACCCCTAACCTATAGCATCACTCAGGGTATCATCTGGGGACTTCTGTTATACACAGTAATAAAACTGTTAAAGGGCAAAGGCGGAGAAATACATCCCATGCTCTATATCATTGATGTCTTAGCCATAGTAGGTCTGGTATTCCAGATATTCTAGATCTCAGTACAAATATCGTATACAAACTAAAGGATGCCCTACAAATAGGCATCCTTTAGTTTTATTTACTGCCTGTTGTTTATTTCCAGTTATCTAGTGCCTTATAAATTAGTAAAAAGTCATAATTGTATACTCTTGGCATAACTGTAAAAAGCCTCGATTTTTTCAATTGAGGTATCATTTTGTATATTATGGGTCGGCCCCAAAATCAAACCACCATTATAGCCCACGGTTTTAACTCTTTTTAGTATCTCCTGCTTTAGGCCTTCTATAGTAGCAAAGGGAAGAGTTTCCTGCTCATCTATAGTCCCCATAAAACAAAGGTCTTCTCCAAAGCTTTCTTTTATTTGTGCAGGATCCATACATTTGGGCTGAACCGGATTTAATATATCAACTCCTACTTCAATTAAGTCCTCAATTATAGGGGTAATAAAACCATCGCTATGGAAGGCTATCTTTACCTTTTCATTGGTTTTTTTTATCTCTTCTATTAACAGCCTGTACCTTTCTTTTAAAAATTCCCTAAACATTTCCGGTGACATAATCATCCCGTTTTGCATACCTACATCATCCCCTATCCAGATTATATCCACCCCTATTGATGCCAGCTTTTTGCCTGCAGGCACATAAAATTCCAAAATCTTATC
Encoded here:
- a CDS encoding uroporphyrinogen decarboxylase family protein: MVNSRKRVFKAINIEKPDRVPLFAEVVPEVEDKLYRKYGLRGNKLLTHLGNDIVNCPVGVADSWGKIYRNETDRDEWGIGFGTIKHGHGSYAEIIFKPLEKATMEELKAFKVPNPYQEARYYGVIKMKEEFGAHYATMVDLTCTIFELAWYLRGMDNLLMDMVINKEFVNLLMDKILEFYVPAGKKLASIGVDIIWIGDDVGMQNGMIMSPEMFREFLKERYRLLIEEIKKTNEKVKIAFHSDGFITPIIEDLIEVGVDILNPVQPKCMDPAQIKESFGEDLCFMGTIDEQETLPFATIEGLKQEILKRVKTVGYNGGLILGPTHNIQNDTSIEKIEAFYSYAKSIQL